From a region of the Teredinibacter turnerae genome:
- the rne gene encoding ribonuclease E has protein sequence MKRMLINATQPEELRVALVDGQWLYDLDIENRLKEQRKANIYKGKITRIEPSLEAAFVEYDKGRNGFLPLKEISREYFLKQPNEIDGRIRIKDVVKEGMEVIVQVDKEERGNKGAALTTFISLAGRYLVLMPNNPRAGGISRRIDGDDRSELKDALSQIEIPNGMGIIVRTAGVGRSAEELQWDMNYLTTLWNNIQEAANQSTAPAFLFQESNVIIRAIRDYLRPDIGEVIVDDVAAYNQAADFVQMVMPNYRSKVKLYEKSVPLFNHYQIEGQIETAFEREVKLPSGGSIVIDVTEALVSIDINSSRATKGGDIEETALQTNLEAADEIARQLRLRDMGGLVVIDFIDMQPVRNQRAVENRVRDALKMDRARVQVGRISRFGLLEMSRQRLRPSLGETTSKVCPRCSGQGTIRGTKSIALSILRLVEEEAQKERSAEIRAVVPVPVATYLLNEKRKSISDIENRHQTRVTVLPNTEMVTPHYEVTRLRDDDDTSEISYTIELSNEEDLDDSSAPAAPVAMPKPVVQQLAPSQPAPEPVKQAPAKAAEGPSLIARIIDALKSLFAPEEEEKPAKKSNQRSHQKRRNANTGNRNNRNRKPRDRDRDNDDTSDNRKQQRDARNDGGKRDNNSRDSNNRDSNIRDNNGRDNNRNDRNDRRRSRRRKDESGRSNDAENKVQAPADNTSASEDKPARRPANRRGRPQERQRGPLPEVEAGLQQADDGLDTSDELLDNVENPTADTGQSDAPAKEGGNSRRRRRSRGRRGERNTDTTSENTPEAKETQTEEANDAPKNVEKSVAESANTIDQLETELDNADAALSDALSELEGALHEARQEHEASAERDAAATKAAVSTPPAENVIANAEPSPETNAATEADVAPETSNDKQQPQAQNSPDLEASAGASSSESATESSDSDNKIAESAEVHVEAAADNDEPADTDPTPVTADTPSEPTAEKAVEIAEAVAANEAKSVEDAAAVAQEDAVEPASVTKATAVTEAPSEPAKHERASNDPRYMPKPVVNIQVISVNHEIRMGRPLDTSEPANIVRNPRDLQRAPNDPRRTRKPAPTEPSAAEN, from the coding sequence ATGAAGAGAATGCTCATTAACGCTACCCAGCCTGAAGAGCTGCGTGTAGCCCTTGTCGACGGTCAGTGGCTTTATGACCTGGACATTGAAAACCGATTAAAAGAACAGCGTAAAGCCAACATTTATAAGGGTAAAATTACCCGTATCGAACCTTCTCTCGAAGCGGCATTTGTTGAATACGACAAAGGCCGTAACGGCTTCCTCCCCCTCAAAGAAATTTCTCGCGAATACTTCCTCAAACAACCCAATGAAATCGATGGCCGCATCCGTATTAAAGATGTCGTCAAAGAAGGCATGGAAGTTATCGTGCAAGTGGACAAAGAGGAACGCGGCAACAAAGGCGCCGCGCTCACCACGTTTATCAGCCTCGCTGGTCGTTACCTGGTACTTATGCCAAACAACCCGCGCGCGGGTGGTATTTCACGGCGTATCGATGGCGATGATCGCTCCGAGCTAAAAGACGCGCTGAGCCAGATCGAAATTCCTAACGGCATGGGTATTATCGTCCGCACCGCAGGCGTCGGTCGCTCCGCAGAAGAACTCCAGTGGGATATGAACTATCTCACCACCCTTTGGAACAATATCCAGGAAGCGGCTAATCAAAGCACCGCACCGGCATTTCTTTTCCAGGAAAGCAATGTAATTATTCGCGCCATTCGCGACTATCTGCGCCCCGATATTGGTGAAGTCATTGTTGACGATGTTGCCGCCTACAATCAGGCAGCAGACTTTGTCCAAATGGTCATGCCGAATTATCGCAGCAAGGTAAAACTGTACGAAAAGTCGGTCCCCTTATTTAATCATTATCAAATCGAAGGTCAGATCGAAACCGCCTTCGAGCGGGAAGTGAAACTGCCCTCTGGCGGCTCCATTGTTATCGATGTTACCGAGGCGTTGGTCAGTATCGACATCAACTCCTCGCGCGCAACCAAAGGCGGCGATATCGAAGAAACTGCGCTACAAACGAATCTGGAAGCGGCAGATGAAATCGCCCGCCAGTTGCGTTTACGCGACATGGGTGGCTTGGTCGTCATCGATTTTATCGATATGCAGCCCGTTCGCAATCAGCGCGCCGTTGAGAACCGTGTGCGCGACGCACTCAAAATGGATCGTGCTCGTGTCCAGGTAGGTCGAATCTCCCGCTTTGGCCTCCTCGAAATGTCCCGCCAGCGCCTGCGCCCTTCACTTGGCGAAACCACCTCCAAAGTGTGCCCACGCTGCAGTGGCCAGGGCACTATTCGTGGCACAAAGTCCATCGCACTCTCCATTCTGCGCCTGGTTGAAGAAGAAGCGCAGAAAGAGCGCAGTGCAGAAATTCGCGCGGTGGTTCCCGTGCCGGTTGCGACCTATCTGCTGAATGAAAAACGCAAATCGATCTCGGATATTGAAAACCGTCATCAAACACGCGTAACAGTGCTACCTAACACCGAAATGGTGACCCCGCACTATGAAGTTACGCGCCTGCGCGATGATGACGACACATCAGAAATAAGCTACACCATTGAGTTGAGTAACGAGGAAGACCTAGACGACAGCTCGGCACCGGCAGCGCCAGTGGCCATGCCGAAGCCTGTAGTACAGCAACTTGCGCCCTCGCAACCTGCACCGGAGCCCGTTAAACAGGCGCCTGCAAAAGCAGCGGAAGGTCCCAGTCTCATCGCTCGCATCATCGATGCACTTAAATCGCTGTTTGCGCCGGAAGAAGAAGAAAAACCAGCGAAAAAGAGTAACCAGCGTAGCCACCAGAAAAGACGCAACGCCAACACCGGAAATCGCAACAATCGCAATCGCAAACCGCGAGATCGTGATAGAGACAACGACGATACAAGCGACAACCGCAAACAGCAGCGTGACGCACGTAACGACGGCGGCAAACGCGATAATAACAGTCGCGATAGCAATAACCGTGACAGCAACATTCGTGATAACAATGGTCGCGACAACAACCGCAATGATCGCAATGATCGCCGCCGCTCACGGCGCCGTAAGGACGAGAGCGGACGAAGCAACGACGCTGAGAACAAGGTACAAGCACCAGCTGACAATACGTCCGCCAGCGAAGACAAACCAGCGCGCCGCCCGGCCAATCGTCGCGGACGACCGCAAGAACGTCAGCGCGGCCCTTTACCGGAGGTAGAAGCCGGCTTGCAGCAAGCAGACGATGGTCTGGACACCAGCGATGAATTGCTCGATAACGTGGAAAACCCAACGGCCGATACAGGCCAGTCTGACGCGCCAGCAAAAGAAGGTGGCAATAGTCGTCGACGTCGTCGCAGTCGCGGACGTCGTGGCGAGCGCAACACAGACACCACTTCCGAAAATACGCCGGAGGCAAAGGAAACACAGACTGAAGAGGCTAACGATGCTCCCAAGAATGTCGAAAAATCTGTGGCTGAGTCAGCGAACACCATTGACCAACTCGAAACCGAACTGGATAACGCAGATGCAGCACTTAGCGATGCGTTAAGCGAACTGGAAGGTGCGCTGCACGAAGCAAGACAGGAACACGAAGCCAGCGCCGAGCGCGATGCTGCCGCGACGAAAGCTGCAGTCTCCACGCCACCAGCTGAAAATGTTATCGCTAATGCAGAACCCAGCCCGGAAACAAACGCAGCGACCGAAGCCGACGTGGCTCCAGAAACAAGTAACGACAAGCAGCAGCCTCAAGCTCAAAATTCGCCCGACTTGGAAGCGAGTGCAGGGGCTAGCAGCTCAGAGTCCGCAACTGAAAGCAGCGACAGCGACAATAAAATAGCTGAATCCGCTGAAGTGCACGTTGAGGCTGCGGCTGATAACGACGAACCTGCGGATACAGATCCAACACCTGTTACCGCTGACACCCCGAGTGAGCCGACCGCTGAGAAAGCTGTCGAAATCGCAGAAGCGGTGGCAGCAAACGAAGCGAAATCCGTAGAAGACGCAGCCGCTGTCGCCCAGGAAGATGCAGTGGAACCCGCATCAGTCACCAAGGCAACGGCAGTAACTGAAGCGCCATCGGAACCAGCTAAACATGAACGCGCGTCTAACGACCCACGTTACATGCCGAAACCCGTGGTCAATATCCAGGTGATCAGCGTCAACCACGAGATCCGCATGGGTCGCCCGCTGGATACCTCTGAGCCAGCGAATATCGTGCGCAACCCTCGCGATTTACAGCGCGCGCCAAACGACCCACGACGCACTCGCAAACCTGCGCCAACAGAGCCTTCTGCGGCGGAAAATTAA
- a CDS encoding HAD family hydrolase — translation MLYIFDWDGTISNSAAKIVSCMNAAIVQAGLPAVEDEAIKNIIGLGLPEAVARLLPGISDEQLQTVRDGYSAFFIDADVKPSPFFDGVMDTLQTLAAQGHILTVATGKSRRGLDRVLGKLELTDFFHGSRCADETASKPDPKMLLELLAEFDVGAADAVMIGDTEYDMAMAQAIDMPRIAVSFGAHHIDRLRPYNPELCVDHFGDILRWRKS, via the coding sequence GTGCTTTATATTTTTGACTGGGACGGCACCATAAGTAATTCTGCCGCCAAAATCGTAAGTTGTATGAACGCTGCTATCGTCCAGGCCGGCTTGCCCGCCGTTGAGGATGAGGCGATAAAGAATATCATCGGTTTAGGGTTGCCGGAAGCGGTCGCTCGATTGCTGCCGGGAATAAGTGATGAACAATTGCAGACTGTCCGCGACGGGTATTCGGCGTTCTTCATTGACGCCGATGTTAAGCCCTCGCCCTTTTTTGATGGGGTGATGGATACGTTGCAGACATTGGCCGCACAGGGGCACATTTTGACGGTAGCGACAGGTAAGAGTCGCCGAGGGCTGGATCGGGTACTTGGCAAGCTGGAATTGACGGATTTTTTCCACGGCAGCCGCTGCGCGGATGAAACCGCATCCAAACCAGACCCTAAAATGTTGCTGGAGCTGCTGGCAGAATTTGATGTGGGTGCAGCCGACGCGGTGATGATTGGCGATACAGAATACGACATGGCGATGGCGCAAGCGATTGATATGCCGCGCATTGCGGTGAGCTTTGGTGCCCATCATATTGATCGGCTGCGCCCTTACAACCCTGAGCTGTGCGTGGACCACTTCGGCGATATTTTGCGGTGGAGAAAGTCCTGA
- a CDS encoding ATP-binding cassette domain-containing protein: protein MIQLNSISLQRGNKVLLEDASLTVFPGQTWGIVGANGSGKSTLFKLLLGEISEDAGSRSMPANWQIAHMAQEISTSTRSALDYVIDGDAPYRDVESKINSGKYEGEALAQLYQEMENIDGYTVISRAERLLRGLGFSSDDSTRNTGSFSGGWRIRLNLAQALMCRSDLLLLDEPTNHLDLDATVWLEQWLRQYSGTLLIISHDREFLDNLAESIAHIENAQFNSYSGNYSAFESQRAERLAQQAVEFQKQQQRISEIEDFVRRFRAKASKAKQAQSRLKELERMEKISPAHVDSPFTFRFPEPERLPTTLLSMAKLDIGYPGKTVLPSVNLSLLSSHRIGLLGHNGAGKSSLMKTLAGEIKPLSGEVVEGTHLKIGYFAQHQLEHLDLEASCALHIQRLSPSAREQDIRNFLGSFGFQGDRAFETIRHFSGGEKARLALALLAWQKPNLLLLDEPTNHLDLEVRHALELALQAFSGAIVIVSHDRHLLRSTVDEFLLVGDGRIEPFEGTLEDYHKWLLDKDKTPAPTSAAANEAPRGDKKELRQQEAAIRTQLAPHNKRIKQLEQKLSKTTEKLEKVESRLADPDIYNGDGAELSELLKTQATLKQEVDDIELAWMEESEAKEALEASIRAE, encoded by the coding sequence ATGATTCAACTCAACTCCATCAGCCTTCAACGCGGCAACAAAGTATTGCTCGAAGACGCGTCGCTCACGGTTTTCCCCGGCCAAACCTGGGGCATTGTCGGCGCAAACGGAAGCGGCAAATCGACCCTGTTCAAACTGCTGCTTGGCGAAATCAGCGAAGATGCCGGTTCGCGCAGTATGCCAGCCAATTGGCAAATTGCTCATATGGCGCAGGAAATATCTACCAGTACACGCTCAGCACTGGACTATGTTATCGACGGCGATGCGCCCTACCGCGACGTCGAAAGCAAAATAAACAGCGGTAAATATGAAGGTGAGGCGCTGGCCCAGCTTTATCAGGAAATGGAGAATATTGACGGTTACACCGTTATCTCGAGAGCCGAACGGCTGCTGCGCGGCCTGGGCTTCTCAAGTGATGACAGCACACGCAACACCGGCAGTTTCTCCGGTGGCTGGCGAATTCGACTAAATCTCGCCCAGGCACTGATGTGCCGCTCCGATCTGCTGCTGCTGGACGAACCCACCAACCACCTGGATCTCGACGCCACCGTATGGCTGGAACAATGGCTCCGCCAGTACAGCGGAACGCTGCTGATTATTTCGCACGACAGAGAGTTCCTCGACAACCTCGCCGAATCCATCGCGCACATCGAAAACGCGCAATTCAATAGCTATAGCGGAAATTACAGTGCGTTCGAATCTCAGCGCGCCGAGCGCCTGGCACAACAGGCAGTAGAGTTCCAGAAGCAGCAACAGCGCATTTCAGAGATCGAAGATTTTGTCCGGCGGTTTCGCGCCAAGGCGTCCAAGGCAAAACAGGCACAAAGTCGGTTAAAAGAATTGGAGCGCATGGAGAAAATCTCGCCTGCGCATGTGGACTCGCCTTTTACTTTTCGCTTTCCCGAGCCGGAGCGGTTGCCCACGACGCTGCTGTCAATGGCAAAGCTGGATATTGGTTACCCGGGTAAAACCGTTTTACCATCAGTAAATCTCAGCCTCCTCTCATCCCACCGTATTGGCCTGCTCGGGCACAACGGCGCAGGCAAAAGCTCGTTAATGAAAACGCTCGCGGGCGAAATCAAACCTCTGTCAGGAGAAGTCGTTGAAGGCACACATCTAAAAATTGGCTATTTTGCCCAGCACCAGCTGGAGCACCTGGATCTGGAAGCGTCCTGCGCCCTGCACATACAACGCCTCTCCCCCAGCGCTCGCGAACAAGACATTCGCAATTTTCTAGGCAGCTTCGGCTTTCAGGGAGATCGCGCATTTGAAACCATCCGTCACTTCTCGGGTGGCGAAAAGGCCCGGCTCGCACTGGCGTTGCTCGCGTGGCAAAAACCTAACTTACTGCTTCTCGATGAACCGACAAACCACCTGGATCTGGAGGTGCGGCACGCGCTGGAACTGGCGCTTCAGGCATTTAGCGGCGCGATAGTTATTGTGTCTCACGACAGACACTTATTGCGCAGCACCGTAGATGAGTTCCTGCTTGTAGGCGATGGCAGAATCGAGCCTTTTGAGGGCACCCTCGAGGATTATCACAAGTGGCTTCTCGATAAGGATAAGACACCGGCACCCACCTCCGCTGCCGCCAACGAGGCCCCTAGGGGCGATAAAAAAGAGTTACGCCAACAGGAAGCCGCGATCCGTACCCAGCTTGCGCCGCATAACAAACGGATCAAACAATTGGAGCAGAAGCTAAGCAAAACCACAGAAAAGCTCGAAAAAGTCGAATCTCGTCTCGCCGACCCGGACATTTACAACGGGGACGGAGCCGAACTCAGCGAACTACTGAAAACCCAGGCAACGCTAAAACAAGAGGTGGATGATATAGAGCTGGCGTGGATGGAGGAATCTGAGGCGAAAGAAGCGCTGGAAGCCAGCATACGCGCAGAATAG
- a CDS encoding arylesterase, which yields MLAWCVSMGAVAKSQAPVILVVGDSLSAAHNLAAEQGWVALLQERLASPQHKALHQYQVVNASVGGATTSAALQRLPSLLEQYLPTVVVLEIGGNDGLQGKPVPYITRNLETLIKLSQQHAAKVVLTGIRIPPNLGQRYTEPFFNQYAALAEKYQLALVPFLLEGVATKPELMQADRIHPTAEAQPIILDNLWPILQPLL from the coding sequence ATGTTGGCCTGGTGTGTCAGCATGGGAGCGGTTGCGAAGTCGCAAGCGCCCGTCATTCTTGTGGTGGGCGACAGTTTAAGTGCGGCCCACAATTTGGCTGCAGAGCAAGGCTGGGTCGCGCTCTTGCAGGAGCGCCTGGCATCGCCGCAACACAAAGCTCTCCACCAATACCAGGTGGTTAACGCCTCGGTGGGTGGCGCCACAACCTCGGCGGCACTACAGCGCTTGCCCTCACTCCTGGAACAGTATTTGCCCACCGTCGTTGTGCTGGAAATAGGCGGCAATGATGGCTTGCAAGGTAAACCTGTCCCTTATATCACGCGCAATCTTGAGACATTGATCAAGCTGAGCCAGCAACACGCTGCCAAAGTGGTACTCACGGGGATTCGAATTCCCCCTAATCTTGGTCAGCGATACACCGAACCTTTCTTTAACCAGTACGCGGCTTTGGCAGAAAAGTATCAATTAGCGCTGGTGCCGTTCTTACTCGAAGGCGTAGCTACCAAGCCGGAGCTGATGCAAGCGGACAGAATTCATCCAACCGCCGAGGCACAACCTATAATCCTGGATAATCTGTGGCCGATTCTACAGCCGCTGCTGTGA
- a CDS encoding GNAT family N-acetyltransferase: MAYEILVADYRNPAHAEALATLLAAYSADPMGGGEALPEAHCLRAAQALADFGNAFTVLAFTAEGETREPVGLVNCLVSFSTFSLKPLINIHDFFVAGHCRGTGLANRLLDEVAREAGVRGCTKLTLEVLNNNIPAKKLYSRFGFAPYELSPGAGAAEFWQMYLT, translated from the coding sequence ATGGCATACGAGATTCTGGTTGCTGACTATCGCAATCCTGCTCACGCAGAGGCGTTAGCAACATTGTTAGCGGCCTATTCCGCCGACCCCATGGGTGGCGGTGAGGCCCTGCCGGAGGCTCATTGTTTGCGCGCAGCGCAGGCGCTGGCTGATTTTGGCAACGCGTTTACGGTGTTGGCGTTTACCGCTGAAGGTGAAACCCGAGAGCCGGTGGGGCTGGTAAATTGTCTGGTTTCATTTTCGACGTTTTCACTTAAGCCGTTAATTAACATTCATGACTTTTTTGTCGCCGGCCATTGCCGAGGGACGGGGTTGGCTAACCGTTTGTTGGACGAAGTGGCTCGTGAGGCGGGAGTGCGCGGTTGTACGAAACTTACCCTGGAGGTGCTGAACAACAATATTCCGGCTAAAAAGCTCTACTCCAGATTCGGTTTTGCGCCTTACGAACTTAGTCCCGGTGCGGGCGCCGCTGAGTTTTGGCAGATGTATCTGACTTAG
- a CDS encoding ABC transporter ATP-binding protein, with the protein MIKTEDLRQQVPVFDGVLDILKGINLHIQHGESVAIVGSSGSGKSTLLGMLAGLDIPSSGTILLDGEDITQLDEEARAKVRARLVSFVFQNFQLLGSLTALENVMLPLEVNGFADAAERARNYLNKVGLSAREHHYPRQLSGGEQQRVALARAFSSEAPILFADEPTGNLDAETGHAIADLLFSLNEQSQTTLVLVTHDTGLARRCQRQLKMTAGQLEEVRLNGDQQ; encoded by the coding sequence ATGATAAAAACAGAAGACCTCCGTCAACAGGTACCGGTTTTTGATGGGGTGCTGGATATTCTTAAAGGCATCAACCTGCATATTCAGCATGGCGAAAGCGTCGCCATTGTTGGCTCATCCGGGTCTGGCAAGTCCACCCTCCTGGGCATGCTGGCTGGCCTGGATATACCCTCCAGCGGCACAATTTTGCTGGATGGTGAGGATATTACGCAATTAGACGAGGAAGCCAGGGCAAAAGTTCGCGCGCGCTTAGTATCCTTCGTATTTCAAAACTTTCAATTGCTGGGCAGCCTCACTGCGCTGGAAAATGTCATGCTGCCGCTCGAAGTTAACGGCTTTGCCGATGCGGCAGAGAGAGCGCGTAATTATTTAAACAAGGTTGGCCTCTCAGCGCGGGAACATCACTACCCCCGCCAACTCTCTGGCGGTGAACAACAGCGTGTCGCACTGGCACGAGCATTCTCCTCCGAAGCCCCTATCCTCTTCGCCGATGAACCCACCGGCAATCTGGACGCAGAAACCGGCCATGCTATCGCCGACTTGCTGTTCTCCCTCAACGAGCAATCACAGACCACACTGGTATTGGTTACCCACGACACCGGGCTCGCTCGTCGCTGTCAACGCCAGCTCAAAATGACTGCGGGCCAGCTGGAAGAAGTACGGTTGAATGGTGACCAACAGTGA
- the rluC gene encoding 23S rRNA pseudouridine(955/2504/2580) synthase RluC translates to MSQQVQFFTITDDNAGQRIDNFLVARLKGAPKSLIYRIIRRGEVRVNKGRVKPERKLAVGDLVRVPPIRLAEPDAPAPAGKSLLLALEDAILYETDQLMVVNKPSGLAVHGGSGVNLGLIEAMRQLKVKDTALELVHRLDRETSGCILIARKRSMLRYLQDLFRGEKQVDKRYQALVKGRWPNRAHSVNVPLLKGEVGNGERIVRASPEGKPSRTEFDVLERFEGTTLIEARPITGRTHQIRVHAQYKGHPLVGDDKYGDDEFNKVMSQFGSRRLFLHAGYLGVPMPDGEYLEFRAPLPDDLQATLKQLKASER, encoded by the coding sequence ATGTCTCAGCAGGTTCAATTCTTCACCATAACCGACGATAACGCGGGTCAACGCATCGATAACTTTTTGGTTGCGCGCTTGAAAGGTGCGCCTAAATCATTGATTTATCGGATAATTCGTCGTGGTGAGGTACGTGTAAATAAAGGTCGGGTGAAGCCAGAGCGCAAGTTAGCCGTTGGCGACCTGGTGCGTGTGCCGCCAATCAGGTTAGCGGAACCTGACGCGCCTGCTCCGGCAGGCAAGTCACTCTTGCTGGCGCTGGAAGATGCAATATTGTACGAAACCGACCAGCTTATGGTTGTGAACAAGCCATCTGGGCTCGCTGTTCACGGCGGCTCCGGCGTAAACCTCGGCCTTATTGAGGCAATGCGCCAGCTCAAAGTGAAAGATACCGCGTTGGAACTGGTACATCGTCTCGACCGGGAAACATCTGGTTGCATTCTGATCGCGCGCAAACGTTCCATGCTGCGCTACCTGCAGGATCTTTTTCGGGGCGAAAAACAGGTCGATAAACGCTATCAGGCGCTGGTAAAAGGGCGTTGGCCGAATCGTGCACACTCAGTAAATGTGCCCCTGTTGAAAGGCGAAGTGGGGAATGGTGAACGTATCGTTCGGGCAAGCCCCGAGGGCAAGCCCTCGCGCACGGAATTTGACGTGCTCGAACGGTTTGAGGGAACGACTTTGATCGAGGCCAGGCCCATCACCGGGCGAACCCACCAAATACGCGTCCACGCCCAGTACAAGGGGCATCCCCTGGTGGGTGACGATAAATACGGTGACGATGAATTTAATAAGGTTATGAGTCAGTTCGGGTCCCGGCGCCTGTTTCTCCATGCTGGCTACCTGGGCGTGCCGATGCCGGACGGGGAATATCTGGAATTTCGTGCGCCGTTGCCGGACGATTTACAAGCGACACTCAAACAGCTAAAAGCAAGCGAGAGGTAA